CTATGACCGCGACACCATGCTGCGGTTGTTCGCCGAGCGCGGCGGCGACCCGGGCCGTCAAGGCAAGAGCGACGAGCTCGACGCGCTGATGTGGCGGGCCGCGCGTCCGGGCGAACCGAGCTGGCCGTCGCCGTTTGGGCCCGGCCGGCCCGGCTGGCACGTCGAATGTGCGGCGATCGCGCTCAGCCGGATCGGCACCGGCCTCGACATCCAGGGTGGCGGCAACGATCTCATCTTCCCGCATCACGAATTCACTGCCGCGCACGCCGAATGTGTAAGCGGGGAGCGCCGATTCGCTCGCCACTATGTGCATGCCGGGATGATCGGCTGGGAGGGCCACAAAATGTCCAAGAGCCGAGGCAATCTGGTTTTGGTGTCGACGCTGCGTGGGCAAGGCATCGAGCCGCCAGCGATCCGGCTGGCTTTGTTGGCCGGCCATTACCGCGCCGACCGGTATTGGGATGCACAGGTTCTCGACGAGGCGATAGCGCGGTTGCACCGCTGGCGCACCGCGACCGCCCTGCCCGCTGGCCCCGATGCCACCGACACCATCGGCCGGGTGCGGCGATACTTGGCCGATGATCTCGATACCCCCAAAGCGCTTGCCGCCCTTGATGGTTGGGCTACCGATGCGCTGGAGTACGGCGGCCACGACGCCCAGGCGCCTGAAGCGGTAGCAACCGCGATCGACGCACTGTTAGGAGTGAAGCTGTAATGACCGCAGCCAGTTACCAAGTCGTGTTCATCACCGGTGCGGCAGGCGGAATCGGCGCCGAAGTAGCCCGTCGCTTGCATGCCAAGGGTGCCAGGCTGGTCTTGACGGATTTGGACCAGGCACAGCTCAACAAACTGGGCGCCGAACTCGGCGACGAGCGGGTGCTCACCGTGGTCGCCGATGTCCGCGACCGTGCCGCCATGCAAGCCGCGGCCGACCACGCTATAGACCGGTTCGGCGGTATCGACACGGTCATGGCGAACGCCGGGATAGCCAGCTACGGGTCGGTTCTGCAAGTCGATCCCGAAGCATTCCGCCGGCTCATCGACGTCAACGTGCTCGGGGTGTACCACACGGTGCGGGCCGCGCTGCCGTCGGTGATCGACCGTCGTGGCTATGTGCTGATCGTGTCGTCGCTGGCCGCCTACGCCGCAGCCCCGGGCATGGCGCCGTATAACACCTCCAAAGCCGCGGTCGAGCACTTCGCCAACGCGCTGCGGCTAGAGGTTGCCCATCTGGGCGTCGACGTCGGATCGGCCCACATGTCGTGGATCGACACGCCGATGGTGCACGACACCGAGGCCGACCTGTCCACGTTCACCGAGATGCTCGGTAAATTGCCGTACCCACTCAACCGCACCACCTCGGTGCAAAGGTGCGCACAGCTGTTCGTCGAGGGCATCGAGCGGCGCAAACGCCGCATCAACTGCCCGCGCTGGGTCGGAGCGGTCCGTTGGCTGCGGCCGGTGCTGTCGACCGGGCTGGGCGAGGCGCCGGTCCGCCGGTTCGTGCCCGACCTGCTTCCCCGAATGGATGCCCAAGTCGCCGCGCTCGGTCGGTCCATCAGCGCCCACACCGAGGCACTCGAGAGGTAACGCGCGCCCGCGGCCCGCTAGCGGCCAAAACCCGGGCGGCGCCGTCGCAGGTAGCGCTCGAACTCCGCGGCCAGCGCGTCGCCGTCGATTTTGCCCAGCGCCTCGTGCATGTCGACCTCGGCGTCGCCGCGCTGCTCCAACGAGGCGACATACTCGGCGATCTCCTCGTCCTCGGCGGTCATCTCGCTGACCGCCTGCTCCCACTCCTCGGCCTGCGCCGGCAGGTCAGCCAGCGGCACCTCGATGTCGAGCACGTCCTCGACCCGGCGCAGCAGCGCCACCGTGGCCTTCGGGTTCGGTGGCTGAGACACGTAGTGCGGGACCGCCGCCCAGAACGTCACCGCCGGAATCCCAGCGGCCACACAGGCGTCCTGAAACACTCCGGCAATGCCGGTCGGGCCTTCGTAGCGGGTTTCCTCTAAACCGAAGCGGCGCGCCGACTCCGGTGAGTAGGCCGCCCCGGACACCGGGACCGGCCGGCTGTGCGGCGTGTCGGCCAGCAGCGCCCCGAGGATCACCACGGTCTCGACGTTGAGCTTGTCGACGATCGCCAGCAACTCGGCGCAAAACGTGCGCCAGCGCATGTTCGGCTCCACCCCGTGCATCAGCACGATGTCGCGGTCGCTGCCCGGCGGGCGGCAGTGCGAGATCCGCATCGCCGGCCACACCAGTTCGCGGGTGACGCCGTCGACCTGCCGGATCACCGGGCGGTTGACCTGATAGTCGTAGTAGGCCTCGTCGTCGATTTCCACGATCGGCTCGGCCTCCCAGATGGCCTCCAGATGCTCGACCGCGTCGCTAGCGGCGTCGCCGGCGTCGTTCCAGCCCTCGAAAGCCGCCACCACGACGGTGTTGTGGAGTTCAGGCAGCGCGGCGCTGGCATCCGGCGGGGTCACAGCATCAGCGTACGGCGTTACACCGGTTGCCCGCGCCGCGACGAACGGACCCATTTGGATAGGACAGCTATGCTTGCCGGGGTGACTCTCGTAAACGATCACGCCTACGACACCGACCTGCTGGACGCCTTGGCTGAGCGGGTCATGGTGGGCGACGGTGCCATGGGCACCCAGTTGCAGGCCGCGGAGCTCACGCTCGACGACTTCCGGGGCCTGGAGGGCTGCAACGAGATCCTCAACCAGACCCGCCCCGACGTGATCGAACGGATTCACCGCGCGTATTTCGAGGCGGGCGCCGACGCGGTGGAGACCAACACCTTCGGCTGTAACCTGTCCAACCTCGGCGACTACGACATCGCCGACCAAATCCGCGAGCTTGCGCACAACGGCACCGCGATCGCGCGCCGGGTCGCCGACGAGCTCGCCACGCCCGACCGCAAGCGCTACGTGCTGGGATCGATGGGACCGGGCACCAAGCTGCCCACCCTCGGCCACACCGAGTACGCGCTGATCCGCGATGCTTACACCGAGGCCGCGCTGGGCATGCTCGACGGCGGCGCCGACGCCATCCTCGTCGAAACCTGCCAGGACCTCCTGCAGCTCAAGGCCGCGGTGCTGGGCTCGCGGCGGGCCATGGCCCAATCCGGGCGTTACATCCCGGTGTTCACCCATGTGACGGTGGAAACGACCGGAACGATGCTGCTGGGCAGCGAGATCGGCGCGGCGCTGACCGCCGTCGAGCCGCTCGGCGTCGACATGATCGGGCTGAACTGTGCCACCGGGCCCGCCGAAATGAGCGAGCACCTGCGTCACCTGTCCCGCCACGCCCGCATCCCGGTGTCGGTGATGCCCAACGCCGGCCTGCCGGTGCTGGGACCCAACGGTGCCGAATACCCGCTGCAGCCAGACGAATTGGCCGAGGCGCTAGCCGGTTTCATCGCCGAGTTCGGGCTATCACTGGTCGGCGGCTGCTGCGGCACCACCCCCGAACACATCCGCCGGGTCGCCGAGGCCGTGCGTACCGTCACCCCCGGCGAACGGCACATCACCTACGAGCCGTCGGTGTCGTCGCTGTACACCGCGGTCCCGTTCAAGCAGGAAGCCTCGGTGCTGGTGATCGGGGAGCGCACAAACGCCAACGGCTCCAAGGCTTTCCGCGAGGCGATGATCGCTGAGGACTACCAGAAATGCCTCGACATCGCCAAGGAGCAGAC
This Mycobacterium xenopi DNA region includes the following protein-coding sequences:
- the mshC gene encoding cysteine--1-D-myo-inosityl 2-amino-2-deoxy-alpha-D-glucopyranoside ligase — protein: MQSWPSPPLPVLPGRGPELRLYDTADRQVRPVTAGRTATMYVCGITPYDATHLGHAATYLAFDLVHRLWLDLGHQVRYVQNVTDVDDPLFERADRDGVDWRELAAREVDLFRDDMAALRVLPPQQYVSATEAIAEVVELVEKMLASGAAYTVDDGYPDVYYRADATLQFGYESGYDRDTMLRLFAERGGDPGRQGKSDELDALMWRAARPGEPSWPSPFGPGRPGWHVECAAIALSRIGTGLDIQGGGNDLIFPHHEFTAAHAECVSGERRFARHYVHAGMIGWEGHKMSKSRGNLVLVSTLRGQGIEPPAIRLALLAGHYRADRYWDAQVLDEAIARLHRWRTATALPAGPDATDTIGRVRRYLADDLDTPKALAALDGWATDALEYGGHDAQAPEAVATAIDALLGVKL
- a CDS encoding SDR family oxidoreductase; the protein is MTAASYQVVFITGAAGGIGAEVARRLHAKGARLVLTDLDQAQLNKLGAELGDERVLTVVADVRDRAAMQAAADHAIDRFGGIDTVMANAGIASYGSVLQVDPEAFRRLIDVNVLGVYHTVRAALPSVIDRRGYVLIVSSLAAYAAAPGMAPYNTSKAAVEHFANALRLEVAHLGVDVGSAHMSWIDTPMVHDTEADLSTFTEMLGKLPYPLNRTTSVQRCAQLFVEGIERRKRRINCPRWVGAVRWLRPVLSTGLGEAPVRRFVPDLLPRMDAQVAALGRSISAHTEALER
- a CDS encoding PAC2 family protein; this translates as MPELHNTVVVAAFEGWNDAGDAASDAVEHLEAIWEAEPIVEIDDEAYYDYQVNRPVIRQVDGVTRELVWPAMRISHCRPPGSDRDIVLMHGVEPNMRWRTFCAELLAIVDKLNVETVVILGALLADTPHSRPVPVSGAAYSPESARRFGLEETRYEGPTGIAGVFQDACVAAGIPAVTFWAAVPHYVSQPPNPKATVALLRRVEDVLDIEVPLADLPAQAEEWEQAVSEMTAEDEEIAEYVASLEQRGDAEVDMHEALGKIDGDALAAEFERYLRRRRPGFGR